From Geomonas agri, one genomic window encodes:
- the dxs gene encoding 1-deoxy-D-xylulose-5-phosphate synthase, with amino-acid sequence MPSILDGITDPSQLKALSLRELETLAEELRVRIIETCAANGGHVAPSLGVVELTIALHRVFDSPKDKIVWDVGHQAYAHKLLTGRKERFGTLRTRGGISGFPKRAESPHDCFDVGHSSTSISAGVGFAVARDLKQGHNKVLTVIGDGAMTGGLAFEGLNHAGELNKDLVVILNDNEMSISENVGALSNLLSRTITSEYVHRAKKDLEAFLEGLPMFGRSVLKIAKRAEESLKTLFTPGMLFEAFGFEYIGPIDGHDIPKLLETMEAVKRFDDAVLIHVLTRKGKGYPPAEANPSLFHGVGPFDVKTGKVNKGKGGAASYTGVFGQTIKRLAQEDERIVAITAAMPDGTGLTPFAKEFPERFFDVGIAEQHAVTFAAGLAAQGFKPVVALYSSFLQRGFDQLCHDVCLQDLPVVFAIDRAGVVGSDGPTHHGVFDLSYLRAIPGLTIMAPKDENELQHMLLTAFSLDGPAALRYPRGNGLGVPMDQILTPLPIGKGERLKEGKHGAILALGTMVEPAREAAAALAAEGIEVGVMNARFVKPLDADLILDLARTGLLVTVEDNVVQGGFGTAILELLEEHEVTGVRVIRLGYPDAFVEQGEQADLKAAYGLDAAGIARSVREACQGRRPVAPVQRSDHPAVPDQPHA; translated from the coding sequence ATGCCCAGCATCCTTGACGGCATCACCGACCCGAGCCAACTGAAGGCACTCTCGTTGCGCGAGCTGGAGACGCTCGCCGAAGAACTGCGCGTGCGCATCATCGAGACCTGCGCCGCCAACGGCGGCCACGTGGCGCCGAGCCTCGGCGTGGTGGAACTAACCATCGCGCTGCACCGGGTCTTTGATTCCCCCAAGGACAAGATCGTCTGGGACGTGGGGCACCAGGCCTACGCCCACAAGCTGTTGACCGGCAGGAAGGAGCGTTTCGGCACGCTGCGCACCCGGGGCGGCATCAGCGGCTTCCCCAAGCGCGCCGAGTCGCCGCACGACTGCTTCGACGTCGGGCACTCCTCCACCTCCATCTCCGCCGGCGTCGGCTTCGCCGTGGCGCGCGACCTGAAGCAGGGACACAACAAGGTGCTAACGGTGATCGGCGACGGCGCCATGACCGGCGGCCTGGCCTTCGAGGGGTTGAACCACGCCGGTGAGCTGAACAAGGACCTGGTGGTGATCCTGAACGACAACGAGATGTCCATCTCCGAGAACGTCGGCGCCCTCTCCAATCTCCTCTCCCGCACTATTACCAGCGAGTACGTGCACCGCGCCAAGAAGGACCTGGAGGCCTTCCTGGAGGGGCTCCCCATGTTCGGCAGGTCGGTGCTGAAGATAGCCAAGCGGGCGGAGGAGTCGCTGAAGACCCTGTTTACCCCCGGCATGCTGTTCGAGGCCTTCGGTTTTGAGTACATCGGCCCCATCGACGGCCACGATATCCCGAAACTTCTGGAGACGATGGAGGCCGTGAAGCGTTTCGACGACGCGGTGCTGATTCACGTACTGACCAGGAAGGGGAAGGGATATCCCCCTGCCGAGGCCAACCCGTCGCTGTTCCACGGAGTCGGCCCCTTTGACGTCAAAACGGGTAAGGTGAACAAGGGTAAGGGGGGCGCGGCGTCCTACACCGGCGTCTTCGGCCAGACCATCAAGCGCCTGGCCCAGGAGGACGAGCGCATCGTCGCCATCACCGCCGCCATGCCCGACGGCACCGGCCTCACCCCGTTTGCCAAGGAATTCCCCGAGCGCTTCTTCGACGTCGGCATCGCGGAACAGCACGCGGTCACCTTCGCCGCCGGTCTTGCCGCTCAAGGGTTCAAACCGGTGGTCGCCCTGTACTCCTCGTTTCTCCAGCGCGGCTTCGACCAGCTCTGCCATGACGTCTGCCTGCAGGATCTCCCGGTGGTGTTTGCCATCGACCGCGCCGGTGTGGTCGGCAGCGACGGCCCCACCCACCACGGCGTTTTCGACCTCTCTTACCTGCGCGCCATCCCCGGGCTCACCATCATGGCCCCCAAGGACGAGAACGAGCTGCAGCACATGTTGCTCACCGCTTTCTCCCTGGACGGACCGGCAGCACTGCGCTACCCGCGTGGCAACGGCCTGGGTGTTCCGATGGACCAGATCCTCACGCCGCTTCCTATCGGCAAAGGGGAGCGCTTGAAGGAGGGAAAACACGGCGCCATCCTCGCGCTGGGCACCATGGTCGAGCCTGCCCGCGAGGCCGCAGCTGCCCTCGCCGCCGAGGGAATCGAGGTCGGCGTCATGAACGCGCGCTTCGTCAAGCCGCTCGATGCAGACCTGATCCTGGACCTGGCCCGGACCGGTCTCCTCGTTACGGTGGAAGATAACGTGGTCCAGGGGGGCTTCGGTACCGCCATCCTGGAACTGCTCGAAGAGCACGAGGTGACCGGGGTGCGGGTGATCCGCCTGGGCTATCCGGACGCTTTCGTGGAGCAGGGGGAACAGGCCGACCTCAAGGCCGCCTACGGCCTCGACGCCGCCGGTATCGCCCGTTCGGTTCGCGAGGCGTGCCAGGGACGTCGCCCCGTTGCGCCGGTGCAACGCTCTGATCATCCGGCCGTCCCGGACCAGCCGCATGCTTGA
- a CDS encoding peptidase MA family metallohydrolase, with product MLDRALLLALVFCAGTALAADPLTYGSKAQQLITKGDFAQALDELKAATSRLPYDQELKHQLAFTYIELAKRDLQGGRYAQAAENFRQAHELIPESKELALMRGIALYLNKDYYTARDELLQSGEGSEPLVYLGKISYDTGDLPGALDFWRRAKELDPASKVLVGLIEKAERELPVESRMDKGYSSMFDLSFDAELPPGLSTQVLDALESAYNMVGSDLGVFPSTRIPVLLYTKKDYRSVTAGPDWSGGLYDGKIRLPVGGLTELTPQLRGIISHEFTHVLVAELTHGNVPTWFNEGLAEIEGRKLFAPKLPQLDASQEKHLLPLADLSGGFSGMGGSKAWMAYQQSFAMTSFMVQRYGWYSVQEILKYLGQHADMNTAVSKALADYALDLNGVMREWRESLPAAGAGGGSQ from the coding sequence ATGCTTGATCGAGCGCTGCTGCTCGCCCTGGTTTTCTGCGCAGGCACCGCACTTGCCGCCGACCCTCTCACCTATGGCTCCAAGGCCCAGCAACTGATCACCAAGGGGGACTTCGCCCAGGCGCTCGATGAGCTCAAGGCAGCCACGTCGCGCTTACCCTACGATCAGGAGCTCAAGCACCAACTCGCCTTCACCTACATCGAACTTGCCAAGCGCGACCTGCAGGGCGGTCGTTACGCGCAGGCGGCGGAAAACTTTCGGCAGGCCCACGAACTGATACCCGAGAGCAAAGAGCTGGCCCTGATGCGCGGCATCGCCTTGTACCTCAACAAGGATTACTACACCGCACGGGATGAACTGCTCCAGTCGGGTGAGGGGAGCGAGCCACTGGTCTACCTCGGCAAGATCAGCTACGACACCGGCGACCTTCCCGGCGCTCTTGACTTCTGGCGCCGCGCCAAGGAGCTGGATCCCGCCAGCAAGGTCCTCGTCGGCCTGATCGAGAAGGCAGAGCGCGAGCTGCCGGTGGAATCCCGGATGGACAAGGGATACAGCTCGATGTTCGACCTCAGCTTCGACGCCGAGCTTCCCCCCGGTCTCTCCACGCAGGTGTTGGATGCCCTGGAGAGCGCCTACAATATGGTCGGCTCCGACCTCGGCGTGTTTCCCTCAACGCGCATCCCGGTGCTTCTTTACACCAAGAAGGATTACCGCAGCGTGACCGCCGGCCCGGACTGGTCTGGCGGGCTCTACGACGGCAAGATCCGGCTCCCGGTGGGTGGGCTTACCGAGCTGACGCCGCAGTTGCGGGGCATCATCTCCCACGAGTTCACCCACGTCCTGGTGGCGGAGCTCACCCACGGCAATGTCCCCACCTGGTTCAATGAAGGGCTAGCCGAGATCGAGGGGCGCAAGCTGTTCGCCCCCAAGCTCCCGCAGTTGGACGCATCCCAGGAAAAGCACCTGTTGCCGCTGGCGGACCTGTCCGGTGGCTTCAGCGGCATGGGAGGCTCCAAGGCGTGGATGGCGTATCAGCAGAGCTTTGCCATGACCAGTTTCATGGTGCAGCGCTACGGGTGGTACTCTGTGCAAGAGATCCTGAAGTACCTGGGGCAGCATGCCGACATGAACACGGCCGTGTCGAAGGCGCTGGCTGATTATGCGCTGGATCTAAACGGGGTGATGCGTGAGTGGCGTGAGTCACTGCCGGCAGCAGGGGCGGGCGGCGGCTCGCAGTGA
- a CDS encoding holo-[acyl-carrier-protein] synthase has protein sequence MIYGTGVDIVEIARFEKFLKQGNDALFQRIFTQNEIAYCSAKKLAAQHYALRFGAKEAFLKALGTGLRDGLSWQDMEVVNDSLGKPSLRLGGRAEQLFREARLCSCFLSLSHDAGCAVAMVVLER, from the coding sequence TTGATTTACGGTACCGGTGTTGACATAGTGGAGATTGCACGCTTCGAGAAGTTCCTGAAGCAGGGCAACGACGCGCTGTTTCAGCGTATCTTCACGCAGAACGAGATAGCTTACTGTTCGGCGAAGAAACTTGCCGCCCAGCACTACGCCCTGCGTTTCGGTGCCAAAGAAGCGTTCCTGAAGGCCCTTGGCACTGGGCTGCGCGACGGGCTTTCCTGGCAAGACATGGAAGTCGTCAACGATTCCCTGGGCAAGCCGTCACTGAGATTGGGAGGACGGGCCGAGCAGCTGTTCCGGGAGGCGAGACTCTGCTCCTGTTTCCTGTCGCTTTCGCACGATGCTGGGTGCGCCGTGGCCATGGTGGTATTGGAGCGCTAG
- a CDS encoding NAD(P)H-hydrate dehydratase, producing the protein MKVVSGQVMQLMDRRAIGEFGVPGLELMEHAGRGCADVIEEAFGEGEARRAVIVAGKGNNGGDGFVIARLLAECGWEAPVLLLAAPEAVTGDAAANLARLPASTVKSVPWGIAGEQELLKNATVIVDALLGTGMNSEVTGVYGEAIDFINAAGVPVISVDIPSGVDAASGKVLGRAVRADITVTFALAKLGNVLYPGAELCGRLVVADIGMPDVVVAESEGAEYVDAACAAALFRPRSATAHKGSGGHCLIVAGSTGKTGAAAMAANSAQRTGAGLVTLAVPAALNPVLEQKTTEAMTIPVGPERAGHLRAGSLAEILAAAAVRDVVALGPGIGTAPSTLYLVHSLLAALDTPLVLDADGLNAVALKTELLLARTDRITVLTPHPGEMARLVGCSVPEVEADRIGCARAFATKYRVYLILKGARSIIAAPDGRIAINGSGNPGMATGGMGDVLTGVVAAFLGQGYEPFAACQLGAFVHGHAADFLVEGLGTQGMSATDVQEMLPVALASLAASRTTATNHQQGE; encoded by the coding sequence ATGAAGGTTGTCAGCGGACAAGTCATGCAGCTTATGGATCGTCGGGCCATCGGCGAGTTCGGCGTGCCGGGACTGGAACTCATGGAGCATGCCGGGCGCGGCTGCGCTGACGTCATCGAAGAGGCCTTCGGTGAGGGTGAGGCGAGGCGTGCCGTCATCGTGGCGGGCAAGGGAAACAACGGCGGCGACGGTTTCGTGATCGCCCGGCTCCTGGCGGAGTGTGGCTGGGAGGCGCCGGTGCTGCTTTTGGCGGCGCCCGAGGCGGTGACCGGGGACGCTGCCGCCAACTTGGCGCGCCTGCCCGCCTCGACGGTGAAGAGCGTGCCGTGGGGGATCGCCGGCGAACAGGAGTTGCTGAAAAATGCCACGGTCATCGTGGACGCCCTGCTTGGCACCGGCATGAACAGCGAGGTCACCGGGGTCTACGGCGAGGCCATAGATTTTATCAACGCGGCCGGGGTCCCCGTGATTTCCGTCGACATCCCCTCCGGCGTCGATGCCGCTTCCGGTAAGGTGCTGGGGCGCGCGGTACGCGCCGACATCACCGTCACCTTCGCGCTGGCCAAGTTGGGCAACGTCCTTTATCCCGGTGCGGAGTTGTGTGGCCGGCTGGTGGTGGCTGACATCGGCATGCCCGACGTCGTGGTCGCCGAGTCCGAGGGAGCAGAGTACGTCGATGCCGCCTGCGCGGCCGCCCTGTTCCGTCCCCGCAGCGCCACCGCCCACAAGGGAAGCGGCGGGCATTGCCTCATCGTCGCCGGCAGCACGGGCAAAACGGGCGCCGCTGCCATGGCGGCCAACAGTGCGCAGCGCACCGGGGCGGGGCTGGTGACCCTGGCCGTGCCGGCCGCGCTGAACCCGGTACTGGAACAAAAGACCACCGAGGCCATGACCATCCCGGTTGGACCGGAGCGGGCCGGGCACCTGAGGGCTGGGTCCCTCGCCGAGATTCTTGCCGCTGCGGCGGTCCGCGACGTGGTCGCGCTGGGTCCGGGCATCGGCACCGCCCCCTCTACCCTATACCTTGTGCATTCGCTCCTTGCCGCGCTCGATACGCCGCTGGTGCTGGACGCCGACGGCTTGAACGCCGTGGCACTGAAGACCGAGCTGCTGCTGGCGAGGACGGACCGCATCACTGTGCTCACCCCGCATCCGGGGGAGATGGCACGCCTAGTGGGATGCTCGGTGCCGGAGGTGGAGGCGGACCGCATCGGCTGCGCCCGCGCCTTCGCCACCAAGTACCGCGTCTACCTGATCCTCAAAGGCGCCCGCAGCATCATCGCCGCGCCGGACGGGCGCATCGCCATCAACGGCAGTGGCAATCCGGGCATGGCCACGGGCGGCATGGGCGATGTCCTGACAGGGGTAGTCGCCGCATTCCTGGGGCAGGGGTATGAACCTTTCGCCGCCTGCCAATTGGGCGCATTCGTCCACGGCCACGCCGCCGACTTCCTGGTCGAGGGGCTCGGCACCCAGGGGATGAGCGCCACCGACGTGCAGGAGATGCTCCCCGTGGCACTGGCAAGCCTGGCCGCATCCCGAACCACCGCAACGAACCATCAACAGGGAGAATGA
- a CDS encoding CBS domain-containing protein — MMKAKEIMTTDVITVRRDTTVRDLAKLFAERRISSVPVVDDEGLLVGIVSESDLIEQDKPLHIPTVISIFDWVIYLESDKRFEKELQKMTGQTVGDIYSTEVASVGPDAPVSDVAEIMTEKKVQAVPVVEGRRVVGIIGRIDMVRTMIA; from the coding sequence ATGATGAAAGCAAAAGAGATCATGACCACAGACGTCATCACCGTGCGCCGCGACACCACCGTCAGGGATCTCGCCAAGCTCTTCGCCGAGCGCCGCATCTCCAGTGTCCCCGTGGTGGACGACGAGGGGCTCCTGGTCGGCATCGTCTCGGAAAGCGACCTGATCGAGCAGGACAAGCCGCTGCACATCCCGACCGTCATTTCCATCTTCGACTGGGTCATCTACCTTGAGAGCGACAAGCGCTTCGAGAAGGAGCTGCAGAAGATGACCGGGCAGACCGTGGGCGATATCTACTCTACCGAGGTGGCCAGCGTGGGGCCGGATGCGCCGGTCTCCGACGTTGCCGAGATCATGACGGAGAAGAAGGTCCAGGCCGTGCCCGTGGTCGAGGGGCGCCGCGTGGTCGGCATCATCGGGCGCATCGACATGGTGCGCACCATGATCGCCTAG
- the tsaE gene encoding tRNA (adenosine(37)-N6)-threonylcarbamoyltransferase complex ATPase subunit type 1 TsaE, whose translation MSCVLTKSQEETVALGARLGRLLQPGDFVALVGELGAGKTQFAKGIALGLEVDPETPVTSPTYTILNIYDGRIPLYHFDLYRLEGAHDVEALGFEEYFSGDGACVVEWAERLEGDLPEDFLTVTLGHTGVDERSVTFTATGPRSDAMVGALL comes from the coding sequence ATGTCCTGTGTGCTGACCAAGAGCCAGGAAGAGACGGTAGCGCTGGGGGCGAGGCTGGGGCGGTTGCTGCAGCCGGGGGATTTCGTCGCCCTCGTCGGGGAGTTGGGTGCTGGCAAGACCCAGTTCGCCAAGGGGATCGCGCTCGGGCTGGAGGTGGACCCGGAGACTCCGGTGACCAGCCCCACCTACACCATCCTCAATATCTACGACGGGCGTATTCCGCTGTACCACTTCGACCTGTACCGGCTGGAGGGGGCGCACGATGTGGAGGCCCTGGGTTTCGAGGAATACTTCTCCGGGGACGGCGCCTGCGTGGTGGAATGGGCCGAGCGGCTCGAGGGGGACCTTCCGGAGGACTTTTTGACCGTCACGCTGGGCCACACGGGGGTGGATGAGCGCAGCGTGACCTTCACTGCAACGGGGCCCCGATCGGATGCCATGGTTGGGGCTCTTTTGTGA
- a CDS encoding aspartate kinase translates to MALVVQKYGGTSMGSVERIRNVAKRVAKTYDAGNDMVVVVSAMAGETNKLVALANEVCEFPDNREYDVLVAAGEQVSIALLAMCLKAMGYKAKSYLGFQVPILTDTSYSKARIESIDDKKMRADLKEGTILIVAGFQGVDEFGSVTTLGRGGSDTSAVALAAALKADVCEIFTDVDGVYTTDPNICKDAKKIERISYEEMLELASLGAKVLQIRSVEFASKYNVDVHVRSSFNENLGTMVTKEDKEMEAVLVSGIAYAKDEVKIAVMQVPDKPGIAAQILSPLSDANISVDMIVQNVSEAGSTDFTFTVPQADFKKALSITKETAEAIHAKEVLSDENVTKVSIVGLGMRSHAGVATTMFQALAKEGINIQMISTSEIKISVVVDAKYTELAVRVLHDAFGLAGK, encoded by the coding sequence ATGGCTTTGGTGGTCCAAAAGTACGGCGGCACCTCGATGGGGTCCGTCGAACGAATTCGCAACGTCGCCAAGAGGGTGGCAAAAACCTATGACGCCGGCAACGACATGGTGGTGGTTGTCTCCGCCATGGCAGGCGAAACCAACAAGCTGGTCGCGCTTGCCAACGAGGTGTGCGAGTTCCCGGACAACCGTGAATATGACGTGCTTGTTGCGGCTGGGGAGCAGGTCTCCATCGCACTGCTGGCCATGTGCCTGAAAGCCATGGGGTACAAGGCGAAGTCCTACCTCGGCTTCCAGGTGCCCATCCTCACCGATACCTCCTACAGCAAGGCCAGGATTGAGAGCATCGACGACAAGAAGATGCGCGCCGACCTGAAAGAGGGGACCATCCTGATCGTCGCCGGCTTCCAGGGCGTCGACGAGTTCGGCAGCGTCACCACCTTGGGACGCGGCGGCTCCGACACCTCGGCGGTAGCCCTCGCTGCGGCCCTCAAAGCCGACGTCTGCGAGATCTTCACCGACGTGGACGGCGTCTACACCACCGATCCCAACATCTGCAAAGACGCCAAAAAGATCGAGCGTATCTCCTACGAGGAGATGCTGGAGTTGGCCAGCCTCGGAGCGAAAGTACTGCAGATCCGCTCCGTCGAGTTCGCCAGCAAGTACAACGTCGACGTTCACGTCCGCTCGAGCTTCAATGAAAATCTCGGAACCATGGTTACCAAGGAGGATAAAGAAATGGAAGCAGTGCTCGTCTCGGGTATCGCCTACGCCAAGGATGAAGTGAAAATCGCCGTCATGCAGGTACCGGACAAGCCGGGGATCGCTGCCCAGATCCTTTCTCCGCTTTCCGACGCCAACATCTCCGTCGACATGATCGTCCAGAACGTGAGCGAGGCCGGTTCCACCGACTTCACCTTCACCGTGCCCCAGGCCGATTTCAAGAAGGCGCTCTCCATCACTAAGGAAACCGCCGAGGCCATCCACGCCAAGGAAGTGCTCTCCGACGAGAACGTGACCAAAGTCTCCATCGTCGGCTTGGGCATGAGGAGCCATGCCGGCGTGGCCACCACCATGTTCCAGGCGCTCGCCAAGGAGGGGATCAACATTCAGATGATCTCCACCTCCGAGATCAAGATCTCCGTCGTGGTCGATGCCAAGTACACCGAACTCGCCGTCCGCGTGCTGCACGACGCCTTCGGCCTGGCCGGCAAATAA
- the cimA gene encoding citramalate synthase: protein MSLVKLYDTTLRDGTQAEDISFLVEDKIRIAHKLDECGIHYIEGGWPGSNPKDVAFFKDIKKEKLSQAKIAAFGSTRRAKVTPDKDQNLRTLVESKADAATIFGKTWDFHVHEALRIPLEENLELIFDSLEFLKKNMPEVFYDAEHFFDGYKSNPEYAIKTLQAAQQAGADCIILCDTNGGSMPYEIAAIVDEVKKHITTPLGIHAHNDGECAVANSIISVQQGIVHVQGTINGFGERCGNANLCSIIPALKAKMQRDCISDAQMKTLRDLSRYVYELANLAPNKHQPYVGNSAFAHKGGVHVSAIQRHPETYEHMRPELVGNTTRVLVSDLSGRANILAKATEFNINLDSKDPVTLEILEDIKSMENRGYQFEGAEASFELLMKRALGTHRKFFSVIGFRVIDEKRTEDDQPISEATIKVKVGGKVEHTASEGHGPVNALDNALRKALEKFYPKLKDVKLHDYKVRVLPAGQGTASSIRVLIESGDKEGRWGTVGVSSNVIEASYQALVDAIEFKLHKDEETAAPKK from the coding sequence ATGAGCCTGGTGAAACTTTACGATACGACGCTTAGGGACGGAACGCAGGCGGAGGACATCTCTTTCCTGGTAGAGGACAAGATCCGCATCGCGCACAAGCTGGACGAGTGCGGCATTCACTACATCGAGGGGGGATGGCCCGGCTCCAACCCCAAGGACGTCGCCTTCTTCAAGGACATCAAGAAGGAAAAGCTCTCCCAGGCGAAGATCGCGGCCTTCGGCTCGACCCGCCGCGCCAAGGTCACCCCGGACAAGGACCAGAACCTGCGCACCCTGGTGGAGTCCAAGGCCGACGCCGCCACCATCTTCGGCAAGACCTGGGACTTCCACGTGCACGAGGCGCTCAGGATCCCGCTCGAGGAGAACCTGGAGCTGATCTTTGACTCGCTGGAGTTCCTCAAGAAGAACATGCCTGAGGTCTTCTACGACGCCGAGCACTTCTTCGACGGCTACAAGTCCAACCCTGAGTACGCCATCAAGACGCTGCAGGCGGCCCAGCAGGCGGGCGCGGACTGCATCATCCTCTGTGACACCAACGGCGGCTCGATGCCTTACGAGATCGCGGCCATCGTGGACGAGGTGAAGAAGCACATCACCACCCCGCTCGGCATCCACGCCCACAACGACGGCGAGTGCGCCGTGGCCAACTCCATCATCTCCGTGCAGCAGGGGATCGTGCACGTCCAGGGGACCATCAACGGCTTCGGCGAGCGTTGCGGCAACGCGAACCTCTGCTCCATCATTCCGGCCCTCAAGGCGAAGATGCAGCGCGACTGCATCTCGGACGCACAGATGAAGACGCTCAGGGACCTGTCCCGCTATGTCTACGAGCTCGCCAACCTGGCGCCCAACAAGCACCAGCCCTACGTCGGCAACTCCGCCTTCGCCCACAAGGGGGGCGTGCACGTCTCGGCGATCCAGCGCCACCCGGAAACCTACGAGCACATGCGGCCGGAACTGGTAGGCAATACCACCCGCGTCCTGGTCTCCGACCTCTCCGGGCGCGCCAATATCCTCGCCAAGGCAACCGAGTTCAACATCAACCTGGACAGCAAGGACCCGGTCACCCTCGAGATCCTCGAGGATATCAAGTCCATGGAGAACCGCGGCTACCAGTTCGAGGGGGCCGAGGCGTCCTTCGAGCTGCTCATGAAGCGCGCTCTCGGCACGCACCGCAAGTTCTTCTCGGTGATCGGCTTCCGGGTCATCGACGAGAAGCGCACCGAGGACGATCAGCCTATCTCCGAGGCGACCATCAAGGTCAAGGTGGGGGGCAAGGTCGAGCACACCGCGTCCGAGGGACATGGCCCGGTCAACGCCCTGGACAATGCGCTCAGGAAGGCGCTGGAGAAGTTCTACCCGAAGTTGAAGGACGTGAAGCTGCACGACTACAAGGTGCGCGTGCTTCCGGCAGGGCAGGGGACCGCTTCCTCCATCCGCGTGCTCATCGAGAGCGGCGACAAGGAAGGGCGCTGGGGCACCGTGGGCGTCTCCAGCAACGTCATCGAGGCCTCCTACCAGGCCCTCGTCGACGCCATCGAGTTCAAGCTGCATAAAGACGAGGAGACGGCGGCGCCCAAGAAATGA
- a CDS encoding helix-hairpin-helix domain-containing protein: MMPRSQRLTLWCLALLLSLALYLKGRVPTPRGEGAAFSRYTGQGIIVRVAGTVRHPGVYRLPVGTSVGTAINMTVTGGVVGESVRGPLTRQLVSGDVVTRTTDGAGNPLITITKMGAKERMLLGIPLHPDLLDEAEWDLLPGIGPALSRRIMADRHENGAFGSVDGLLRVQGVGEGKLAAIRKYF; encoded by the coding sequence ATGATGCCCAGGAGCCAGCGACTCACCCTGTGGTGTCTCGCCCTGCTCCTCTCCCTCGCGCTGTATCTTAAAGGCCGCGTTCCCACCCCCAGGGGTGAGGGCGCGGCCTTTTCCCGTTATACGGGGCAGGGGATCATCGTCCGGGTCGCCGGAACGGTGCGACATCCCGGCGTTTACCGCCTGCCGGTTGGCACCTCGGTCGGAACCGCCATAAATATGACGGTTACCGGCGGAGTCGTCGGGGAAAGCGTCAGAGGCCCCCTCACTCGCCAGCTGGTCAGCGGCGACGTGGTGACCCGTACCACTGATGGTGCAGGTAACCCGCTGATAACCATAACGAAAATGGGTGCCAAGGAGAGGATGCTGCTCGGCATTCCGCTGCACCCCGACCTGCTTGACGAGGCGGAATGGGACCTGCTACCGGGCATCGGACCGGCACTTTCCCGACGCATCATGGCCGACCGTCACGAAAATGGCGCTTTCGGTTCGGTGGATGGGCTGCTGCGCGTCCAAGGTGTCGGGGAGGGGAAGCTGGCGGCAATTCGAAAGTATTTTTAA
- a CDS encoding RrF2 family transcriptional regulator, whose protein sequence is MMELTRKGEYAIRGIIYLAQQPPGRVSLISEIAAAAEVPQTFLAKIFQSFAKLGLVTSSRGTGGGFVLARPASAITLREVVEAVEGPILPNRCLLGSACDRGGPCRVHAVWKQVQTEVVHILDGVTIDTLARNPES, encoded by the coding sequence ATGATGGAACTGACCCGTAAGGGCGAATACGCAATACGTGGCATCATCTACCTGGCGCAACAGCCGCCGGGGCGGGTTTCTCTGATCAGCGAGATCGCCGCCGCCGCAGAGGTGCCGCAGACCTTCCTTGCCAAAATCTTCCAGAGCTTTGCCAAACTCGGCCTAGTCACGTCTTCTCGCGGTACTGGCGGTGGCTTCGTCCTGGCGCGTCCGGCGTCCGCCATCACTCTTCGTGAGGTGGTCGAGGCCGTCGAGGGGCCGATTCTTCCCAACCGCTGCCTGCTGGGCAGTGCCTGCGACAGGGGAGGGCCCTGCCGCGTGCACGCCGTGTGGAAACAGGTGCAGACCGAAGTAGTCCATATTCTCGACGGTGTCACTATCGATACACTGGCCCGGAATCCGGAGTCCTGA